One window from the genome of Candidatus Aminicenantes bacterium encodes:
- a CDS encoding dUTP diphosphatase → MVVIRCSKLKTNAQLPRAAHEGDAGLDLFAAEDCMIPVGQWRRVGTGIAMELPVGMEGQVRPRSGLAWRHGVTVLNAPGTVDCGYRGEVMVILINHGNRDFKVSSGMRIAQLVIAEVAQARVEWAESLNDSHRGDNGFGSTGVEDFSGAPKKLSE, encoded by the coding sequence ATGGTTGTAATTCGATGCTCGAAACTGAAAACGAATGCCCAACTGCCACGGGCCGCTCATGAGGGAGATGCCGGCCTGGATCTTTTTGCCGCCGAAGATTGCATGATCCCGGTTGGACAATGGCGACGGGTGGGCACGGGCATCGCCATGGAACTGCCGGTGGGAATGGAAGGCCAGGTTCGTCCTCGCAGCGGCCTTGCCTGGCGACACGGGGTTACGGTGTTAAACGCCCCCGGCACGGTTGATTGTGGCTATCGGGGGGAGGTTATGGTAATCCTCATCAATCACGGCAACAGAGATTTCAAGGTAAGCTCCGGCATGCGCATCGCCCAATTGGTGATCGCGGAAGTTGCGCAGGCCCGCGTTGAGTGGGCAGAAAGCTTGAACGACAGCCATCGGGGCGACAATGGATTCGGGTCGACGGGTGTAGAAGATTTTTCCGGGGCGCCAAAAAAGCTGTCGGAGTGA
- a CDS encoding transcriptional regulator — protein MKNRTASLDEVADLLALMKDPLLVRGFLESLLTPREISDLAGRWELVKLLDAGWTQRDIARELGMSLCKITRGARELRRPHAPFRRVLRLRNHMLENQNGPKPG, from the coding sequence ATGAAAAACAGGACGGCTTCCCTGGATGAAGTGGCGGACCTGCTGGCCCTTATGAAAGATCCGCTGCTGGTTCGCGGGTTTCTGGAGAGCCTGTTGACTCCCCGGGAAATCTCGGATTTGGCCGGGCGCTGGGAATTGGTTAAATTGCTGGATGCCGGATGGACCCAGCGCGATATCGCCCGGGAACTGGGAATGAGCCTGTGCAAAATCACCCGGGGCGCCCGGGAGTTGCGACGTCCGCATGCCCCATTCCGGCGTGTATTGCGATTGCGTAACCACATGCTGGAAAATCAAAACGGGCCGAAGCCGGGTTGA
- a CDS encoding FKBP-type peptidyl-prolyl cis-trans isomerase, with protein MIMQATKVVWVVILAAMLLGCGGSAEDADSQPLELESDSARTSYAIGYNYGSNIRRLAGELDLEALIAGVKDAYQESESRMKPEEVAQRMQQFQQDVMRRDQARRQEESSRNIAEGDAFRKANKEKPGVMQTPSGLQYAVINPGDGPSPKPSDRVKVHYHGTLIDGTVFDSSVERKEPVTFRLDELIPGWVEGIQLMRVGAKYRFVIPPELAYGKRGSPPKIGPDATLIFSVELLDIEK; from the coding sequence ATGATTATGCAGGCGACAAAAGTGGTATGGGTGGTAATCCTGGCGGCGATGTTGCTGGGTTGCGGGGGCTCCGCCGAAGACGCGGATTCGCAACCGCTTGAATTGGAAAGCGATTCGGCCCGCACAAGTTACGCGATTGGATACAATTACGGCAGCAATATCCGGCGTCTTGCCGGCGAACTGGATCTTGAAGCCCTGATAGCCGGGGTAAAAGATGCCTATCAGGAAAGCGAATCGAGAATGAAACCAGAGGAAGTGGCGCAACGCATGCAGCAATTTCAACAGGATGTGATGCGCCGTGACCAAGCGCGCCGCCAGGAAGAATCATCACGAAATATCGCCGAGGGTGATGCATTCCGCAAGGCCAACAAAGAAAAGCCGGGTGTTATGCAAACCCCTTCTGGTTTGCAATATGCGGTAATCAATCCCGGTGACGGCCCCAGTCCCAAGCCCAGTGACCGGGTGAAGGTCCATTATCACGGCACATTGATCGACGGCACGGTGTTTGACAGTTCCGTTGAGCGCAAAGAACCCGTGACTTTCCGCTTGGACGAGTTGATTCCGGGATGGGTGGAAGGCATTCAGCTGATGCGGGTTGGCGCCAAGTATCGTTTTGTCATTCCCCCCGAGTTGGCTTACGGAAAGCGGGGCTCACCGCCAAAGATCGGGCCGGACGCCACGCTGATTTTTAGCGTCGAATTGCTGGATATCGAAAAATAA
- the thiD gene encoding bifunctional hydroxymethylpyrimidine kinase/phosphomethylpyrimidine kinase translates to MRRDTVALTIAGSDSGGGAGIQADLKTFSACGVFGTSVITAVTAQNLDGVYAIQAVDADMVRRQLRAVLDGFPVTVAKTGMLFSKEIIEVVAKELEAQPHIPLVVDPVFAATSGGRLICDDAIESLRTRLFPRAFLITPNIPEAEALLNESLDGEEHLEAAAQTLFQRIQVPILLKGGHLQGRAVDVLATHAGIKSFSIPMVRGVNNHGSGCTFASAAAAWLARGAGLEAAVAAAKEYTSRTLIYSLSLGPNIQVINHFWRVPDPERDPEHESE, encoded by the coding sequence ATGAGGAGAGATACCGTTGCATTAACCATAGCCGGAAGCGATTCAGGCGGAGGGGCGGGCATTCAAGCCGACCTGAAAACATTTTCGGCCTGCGGGGTGTTCGGTACCAGTGTGATCACTGCCGTAACCGCGCAAAACCTTGACGGCGTATATGCCATTCAGGCGGTGGATGCCGATATGGTGCGGCGGCAACTTCGGGCTGTCCTTGACGGTTTCCCGGTTACGGTCGCAAAAACCGGGATGCTATTCTCTAAAGAGATCATCGAGGTGGTTGCAAAAGAACTTGAGGCGCAACCCCATATCCCCCTGGTTGTGGATCCGGTTTTCGCCGCTACTTCCGGTGGACGCCTGATTTGCGATGATGCAATTGAGTCACTGCGGACACGCCTCTTTCCCCGGGCCTTTTTAATTACACCGAACATTCCGGAAGCCGAGGCCCTGCTGAATGAGAGTCTGGATGGTGAAGAACACCTGGAAGCCGCGGCACAAACACTTTTTCAACGCATTCAGGTTCCTATTCTGTTAAAGGGAGGGCATTTGCAGGGCCGGGCCGTGGATGTACTGGCCACCCATGCCGGGATTAAATCCTTTTCTATTCCCATGGTCAGGGGCGTCAATAACCATGGCTCAGGGTGCACGTTCGCATCCGCCGCAGCGGCATGGCTGGCTCGGGGTGCCGGGTTGGAAGCCGCTGTAGCGGCGGCCAAGGAGTATACCAGCCGTACGTTGATCTATTCCCTGAGTCTGGGCCCGAATATCCAGGTGATAAACCATTTCTGGCGCGTTCCCGACCCCGAGAGAGACCCTGAGCATGAATCGGAATAA
- a CDS encoding ribonuclease HI: MNRNKDAGVLIDTDGACSGNQFQRNAGGWGAVMRTNSQVREICGGERNTTNQRMEIMACIRALEAWGRPEVRLELRSDSAYLVNCMNQKWYQRWRRNGWLNAKRRPVENRDLWERLLELVESLDISFVKVKGHSGDRWNERADALARQGMAKFCE; this comes from the coding sequence ATGAATCGGAATAAGGATGCGGGCGTGTTGATCGATACCGACGGGGCCTGTTCCGGGAACCAGTTTCAACGCAATGCGGGCGGCTGGGGTGCGGTGATGCGTACAAACAGCCAAGTCAGAGAGATATGTGGTGGTGAGCGCAACACAACCAATCAGCGCATGGAGATTATGGCGTGCATACGGGCATTGGAAGCCTGGGGCCGGCCGGAAGTCAGGCTGGAATTGCGTTCAGACAGCGCCTATCTGGTCAACTGTATGAACCAGAAGTGGTACCAGCGCTGGCGACGCAACGGCTGGCTGAATGCCAAGCGCCGGCCCGTTGAAAACCGGGACCTGTGGGAACGATTGCTGGAGCTGGTTGAATCCCTGGACATATCTTTTGTAAAAGTCAAGGGGCACTCAGGAGACAGGTGGAATGAACGGGCGGACGCCCTGGCGCGGCAGGGAATGGCAAAGTTCTGTGAGTAA
- a CDS encoding NrdH-redoxin, which yields MNQTPKVVVFTTPTCSWCRAVKSHLRKLNIRFREVDISRDPAAARDMVRRTGQQGVPVTLVNNQPVVGFDQSKLERLLGVRR from the coding sequence ATGAACCAGACCCCGAAAGTAGTTGTGTTTACAACCCCCACCTGTTCATGGTGCCGGGCGGTCAAAAGCCATCTGCGCAAACTCAATATCCGTTTTCGTGAGGTGGATATCAGCCGTGATCCCGCCGCCGCCCGGGACATGGTGCGACGCACCGGTCAGCAGGGTGTTCCCGTCACGTTGGTAAACAACCAGCCGGTAGTGGGATTCGACCAGTCAAAACTGGAACGGCTGTTGGGTGTCCGTCGCTGA
- the serC gene encoding 3-phosphoserine/phosphohydroxythreonine transaminase gives MSRKYNFYAGPAVLPREVMEKAQSELLNLNGINLSILEISHRSKDFDDIIQGAEAKIRSLMGVSDDYAVLFLQGGASMQFGMVPMNFLKAGTADYVNTGAWAKKAIKEANLFGKVHVAGSSEDKGFSYIPTNLEFSQGAAYVHITSNETIGGIQWKEYPNTGQTPLMADMSSDIMCREIDVDRFGLIYAGAQKNIGPAGVTLVILRRDLLGRIADGLTTMLDYRTHVDKGSMYNTPPCFAVYVVKLMMEWVEAQGGVAAVERVNRRKAALVYDTIDADDFYRGTARKEDRSIMNVTFRLPSEELEALFVKEATASGLMGLKGHRSVGGCRASIYNSMTLEGVEVLVDFMRSFRKKHG, from the coding sequence ATGTCCAGAAAGTACAATTTTTATGCGGGACCAGCGGTATTGCCGCGGGAAGTCATGGAGAAAGCCCAGTCGGAGCTGCTGAACTTGAACGGGATCAATCTTTCGATTCTTGAAATCAGCCACAGGTCCAAGGACTTTGATGACATCATTCAGGGTGCGGAAGCCAAAATCCGCTCTTTAATGGGCGTATCCGATGACTATGCCGTGCTGTTTCTGCAGGGCGGTGCCAGCATGCAGTTCGGCATGGTGCCCATGAATTTCCTGAAGGCAGGTACGGCTGATTATGTGAATACGGGTGCATGGGCCAAAAAGGCCATCAAGGAAGCCAACCTTTTCGGCAAGGTTCATGTGGCGGGATCTTCAGAGGATAAGGGATTTTCGTATATCCCCACCAACCTGGAGTTTTCCCAAGGTGCCGCATATGTTCACATCACCTCAAATGAAACCATCGGCGGTATCCAGTGGAAAGAGTACCCGAATACCGGCCAGACACCCCTGATGGCCGACATGTCTTCCGATATCATGTGCCGGGAAATCGACGTCGATCGCTTCGGCCTGATCTATGCCGGAGCCCAGAAAAATATCGGACCTGCGGGTGTCACCCTGGTGATTCTGCGGCGCGACCTTCTGGGTCGGATCGCTGACGGCTTAACCACCATGCTCGATTACCGCACCCATGTGGACAAGGGCTCCATGTACAATACCCCGCCTTGCTTTGCCGTCTACGTGGTCAAATTGATGATGGAATGGGTCGAAGCCCAGGGAGGCGTGGCCGCCGTTGAACGGGTCAATCGCCGCAAGGCCGCGCTGGTGTACGATACCATTGACGCCGATGATTTCTACCGCGGTACCGCCCGTAAAGAGGATCGCTCCATCATGAATGTCACCTTCCGCCTGCCCTCCGAAGAACTGGAAGCCCTGTTTGTCAAGGAAGCGACCGCTTCGGGTTTGATGGGCCTAAAGGGCCATCGCAGTGTGGGCGGGTGCCGGGCATCCATCTACAACTCCATGACCCTGGAGGGGGTGGAAGTTCTGGTCGATTTCATGCGCAGCTTCCGCAAAAAGCACGGTTGA